A segment of the Cenarchaeum symbiont of Oopsacas minuta genome:
NNNNNNNNNNNNNNNNNNNNNNNNNNNNNNNNNNNNNNNNNNNNNNNNNNNNNNNNNNNNNNNNNNNNNNNNNNNNNNNNNNNNNNNNNNNNNNNNNNNNNNNNNNNNNNNNNNNNNNNNNNNNNNNNNNNNNNNNNNNNNNNNNNNNNNNNNNNNNNNNNNNNNNNNNNNNNNNNNNNNNNNNNNNNNNNNNNNNNNNNNNNNNNNNNNNNNNNNNNNNNNNNNNNNNNNNNNNNNNNNNNNNNNNNNNNNNNNNNNNNNNNNNNNNNNNNNNNNNNNNNNNNNNNNNNNNNNNNNNNNNNNNNNNNNNNNNNNNNNNNNNNNNNNNNNNNNNNNNNNNNNNNNNNNNNNNNNNNNNNNNNNNNNNNNNNNNNNNNNNNNNNNNNNNNNNNNNNNNNNNNNNNNNNNNNNNNNNNNNNNNNNNNNNNNNNNNNNNNNNNNNNNNNNNNNNNNNNNNNNNNNNNNNNNNNNNNNNNNNNNNNNNNNNNNNNNNNNNNNNNNNNNNNNNNNNNNNNNNNNNNNNNNNNNNNNNNNNNNNNNNNNNNNNNNNNNNNNNNNNNNNNNNNNNNNNNNNNNNNNNNNNNNNNNNNNNNNNNNNNNNNNNNNNNNNNNNNNNNNNNNNNNNNNNNNNNNNNNNNNNNNNNNNNNNNNNNNNNNNNNNNNNNNNNNNNNNNNNNNNNNNNNNNNNNNNNNNNNNNNNNNNNNNNNNNNNNNNNNNNNNNNNNNNNNNNNNNNNNNNNNNNNNNNNNNNNNNNNNNNNNNNNNNNNNNNNNNNNNNNNNNNNNNNNNNNNNNNNNNNNNNNNNNNNNNNNNNTTTACTTGTTTTTTCCAAGATTTGGATTTTTGAATGGTTAGATGCGTGCCCCATTTGACGTATTTGCTATCGGCCATGCATGCAGAACCTCCTGATTGCACACATGTCATCTAAAATCCGTACAGTAAACAATACCATCGTATTCAACGTGGATCATTCCTGATGTGGGTTATTTTCATCAATAACCCATAATCATGGTGTGATCTATTTGTTTAGGTTTGAATTCTGTCTATATGGTATTTAGGCAGGTTATGCAACTAAGTAGATTTGTTATGGAAAATTGAACAAACTTATGCTATCGGGTATATTATCGATAACCAATCCATTCTATGAGTAGACGTCCGACATACAATGAATTGAAAGCCCATGAGAGTTTATACAGAAAAGACGAATGAAACGATATCAAAAATGGCACATCAGATTGGTGTACAGAATAAAAAAATTACACTTTTTCAGAATCGGCTTGCATATTACGAAAACCACAACTCATTACACACTCATTTGAATATCTGAAAGAAAAACGCAAGGCAAGAGAAAACGGCGAATTACTCCAACCAAAAAAATCAAGCAAAAGTCTAGGCCACAAAGGAACATGACGCAAACACTAGTACCGTAAACCATACCATAAAAAATACTAAATACAGTTGTGGCAACACCATGAAATATTTGCATATAAAAACATATGACGTTATAACGTATGAGGTCAGCTATTAAACAATACGTAACACCTCTTCAAAGACGTTCTTACCGTGTGCCTTCCATGTTAAAATGCACGTTAAAAAGTTGGACATTCTTTTCATAGATCCCAATCCTCTGATCTGACAGCTTATCTTACGGCGAACCACAACATCCCGTAATGCACGCTCGGCAGCATTGTTTGTAGGTGGAATGTCTTTATGCTCAATAAATGCAAATAGAGTTTCTGTGGCATTTACCAACCGTTTGATCAACCTCTTCATTTCTGGCATTTCAAAGCTACTATATCCATCCAACATGCAATCAAATGCGTATTCAAACGCATGTCGAACTCTTGCACCACAATTGGCATAGTTTTTGGTATTCTCAAACAGCATACACATTTCTTCAGAGTTTTCTGTATGCACCACCATGTCTCATCGACATGTGTTTAGCAGCACGCAGCTCGTGAGCATAGGCATCGTTGATGCATTCCTCGCTCTTGTACACTGGATATCCATGTTACTGCAACACCATAAAATTTGTCTATATATGCATCCATAACATATGCACCGTGACTCTTCATGATTATTGCAATATTTTTCTTGTATGTGATGCACCATGCCAAATACGTTTAGATTTTTTCTTTTCTGTGGAATTTTTGATTGTTTACTTGAATGCATCGATCAAAAAACTCTGGCAAATATACATCCAAAAAGACTTTTATTTTTTACTAATATAACTCGAATCTATAAATACTAGTTAAATTAACTTGTATCAATATGAATACATACAGAAACGGTTTAATGTTGACAGTTTTGGTTGCAATGATGGTAACTGGAACTGCTTTTGGTTCCGCATATGCGGCAACATCAGGCATATCTATAATGTTAGAATCTGCTGAAGATAAAATAACTTACAGTGGTGATACATCATCATCAATTGATATAACTATACAATTCATAGGTATAGATGGTAAAAAAATTATCGGTGCAGATCAGATTACTCCAGATTCAGATTTAAAATACACTGGAGATTTACTAGGTATTAACAAGTTGGTTGATGGATCATACACTGTTAAAGCATTCCAAAGTAAAAGTGCAACAGCTAGTGCAAAGTTCACAGTCGCTAGCGGTATGGTTGTAGATATATTTGACGTTCAAAATACATACACTACGAGCAAAAGTATCCAAGACAAACACACAGAGCCAGAAGTCATGATGGAAGAAAAAGGTCTGATTCTTATCAATGCCTCACAAGTAGGTACAACTATGATAATGATTACTGGAACTACAGACAAGTCAGATTCAATTAGCATCGTTGCCACATCTCCAAACGGCAATGTTGTGGGTATTGATCAGATACCGCCATCTGCAGACGGCACGTTTGCCATAAATATGGCAATAGGTGGTAACCTCGGCAAACAGGATGGATTGTATACTATAACTGCACAACAAGGATCTAATACACAGTACAAAGATGAAATATTGATAGACATTATAGATGGCGTCATAGTACCTGAATTCGGGTCTGCTGCTATAGTTGTATTTGTAGTGGCAATTGTCTCCATAGTTGCAATTACATCGCGCTCTAAACTAGGCATACAGCAAAAACTCTAGTAACATTTTTTCTTTTTATTTTCTGTACACATAACGCTAGTTATACACAAACATTTCAGATCAACTATAAATATAGCTATACCATCGACAAATCAAGATGAATATACATATAGCATATGCAATATTTGCTGTAATTCTAGTCTCTCCTGCATACGGAATTAATGAATTACCAATTGTCGTATATACTGACAGTGATACATATGATCATAAATCTGTGATATCTGTTACTGGAAGCGTAAACTCGATTAGAGTTGGTACTCCAGTTACATACAAAATTATAAATCCGATTGAATCTATTGTGACTGTTGGTCAAGAAAACGTCAATAGTGATGGGACATTTGAATTTACGTTAAACACAATGGGTGATAATTGGAAATATGATGGAAAATATACAATACACGTTCAATATGGTCCTAGTGAGATCAATAATTGGGTCATAGTAAACTTGATCGATGGTGTAATGCCATCATCGGAGATTCCTGTTGCAGAGTGTTCGGGCATGGATATTGCCATATCTGACAAGTGTATTGCATACACGCTTACTAGTGGTAAACTAGTTAAAACATCACATGATGATAAATCAATAACGCTGTATCTAGATACAACAGATGGCAGTGGATCACTTGAATTATCTAAACTAGACGGTGTTTTACTAGGCACACATACGGTGCTCGTTGATTATCAACAATGGGACGATGTAGAGATTGATTCAAACACAGTCGTGGTAACATATCCTGCTGGCACGGAGATTATAGAAGTATATGGTACACAGGTCATACCAGAATTTGGAGCCATATCTGCAATTATTTTGGCCATTGCCATAACTTCAGTGCTAGCGGTAACTGCAAAAACTAGACTTGGAATACAACCAAAAATCTAAACTATATTTTTTGTTTTTTATTTGACATTCGATGATAAATACCGCATGCACATTCTATCCCATAGACTTGAAAATGAGCCTTTTCATCTAGATGATTAACAAATAGGTTCTAAATGGGGAGTTGCGTCTTTAATCCTACATATTACAGACTTTGTTTCATTACTAATTTTTGTACATGACATTTCACATATACTGCGCTACACTTTTACCTCATACCATGTCTTTACCTCACATCATTCTCCATATCTATGATTTTGTTGTATGTATAATGCGATCTCTTGATGTATATTTGTCCAGTTTTTTGCCATTACTGCATTCACCATAGACGCGTTTGAGTGTAGAGAATGCAATCTCAGCTGCCCTGTCTTTTGCCATAATTATTATCCTTTAACCATTTTTTTTGATTTTCTAATCTTTGATTACGATCAAGCTTTGAAATATATTTGTGGCCACCACCAAGCTGTGCATCTACTAATTTCTTTCGAGCCATACACCCATAAGATCTACCTGATGAGTTTATCTTTACTTTAAAAACTGGTTTTACACCATTTTTGATGCAACAGTTTACATTTTGTTTTGTAGCATAAATTCCATCTCCAAATGCAGTTATGCCTGTTCCAGGTTTTTTATTTTGTTTTAAACGAATTTGTTTGTTACGTGCATCTATGACTTTTTGTAATAGTTTTGGAAATTGTGAGAGCTCTCCAGCGTGTTCATCAGTGATTGTCATTGCTATGATTTTTTTATCATCTGCGTTTACTGCTACATTAATGACAGAGATTCTGCGCCATAGTTGAACAAAACCTATATTCTTGTATTGATTTTGTTAATAGGCCATCCATTTGTCTGTATCCAAGATTGTGGGCATGTGAAAGGTTTGCCATTTTTGTTTTTGTTCATGTTTTTAATCTCTGCCCACAATTCATCATGGTTTGAATCTAGAACCAACTGTTTGCCTTGATGTATTTTCTGTCTTTGATGTATGTCAATAACTGTGATGAGTTATTACTGATCTTTTTGTCTTTCGGTAGTCTAAGTATTCTAGGCAGGGTTATGAAACAAAGTCATATTACAGAAAAGGGTATATAGAATAAAGTTTAAT
Coding sequences within it:
- a CDS encoding Transposase gives rise to the protein MVVHTENSEEMCMLFENTKNYANCGARVRHAFEYAFDCMLDGYSSFEMPEMKRLIKRLVNATETLFAFIEHKDIPPTNNAAERALRDVVVRRKISCQIRGLGSMKRMSNFLTCILTWKAHGKNVFEEVLRIV
- a CDS encoding PEFG-CTERM sorting domain-containing protein, translated to MLTVLVAMMVTGTAFGSAYAATSGISIMLESAEDKITYSGDTSSSIDITIQFIGIDGKKIIGADQITPDSDLKYTGDLLGINKLVDGSYTVKAFQSKSATASAKFTVASGMVVDIFDVQNTYTTSKSIQDKHTEPEVMMEEKGLILINASQVGTTMIMITGTTDKSDSISIVATSPNGNVVGIDQIPPSADGTFAINMAIGGNLGKQDGLYTITAQQGSNTQYKDEILIDIIDGVIVPEFGSAAIVVFVVAIVSIVAITSRSKLGIQQKL
- a CDS encoding PEFG-CTERM sorting domain-containing protein, with product MNIHIAYAIFAVILVSPAYGINELPIVVYTDSDTYDHKSVISVTGSVNSIRVGTPVTYKIINPIESIVTVGQENVNSDGTFEFTLNTMGDNWKYDGKYTIHVQYGPSEINNWVIVNLIDGVMPSSEIPVAECSGMDIAISDKCIAYTLTSGKLVKTSHDDKSITLYLDTTDGSGSLELSKLDGVLLGTHTVLVDYQQWDDVEIDSNTVVVTYPAGTEIIEVYGTQVIPEFGAISAIILAIAITSVLAVTAKTRLGIQPKI